Proteins encoded in a region of the Quercus lobata isolate SW786 chromosome 8, ValleyOak3.0 Primary Assembly, whole genome shotgun sequence genome:
- the LOC115954828 gene encoding SAC3 family protein A isoform X4: MVMELQDTRVTIITIRSSSSSSLTILAISSSLTTPAINRNLITPAISRNLTTPAISSSLITPAISSSLITPAISRSLIIPAISSSLIIPAISSSLIPATSSSLIPATSSSTLTLPIHNLWEHIKTQTAGGYPSSGYSNQTTTWSDGSYANYTPHQYANYTPDSSTSAYSSGTVTAPSSHYQQQQYKQWADYYSQTEVSCAPGTENMTVASKSNVGCPIPGVSSGYSTSTSQAPPSYTPSWMPESSSSEFSSVQPAAGISSASDAYWQHGAPSSQIHITSPMQPQSQKPLDPKTSYDSFLDQQKAAYSQGHNLQYPATHQVPQSYQSPANQQVPQSYQAPAQIVPSSDTRRVSKLQIPTNPRIASNLTFGLPKTDKDSSTTGAAVKPAYISVSQPKANEKVLSNDAADSMLKPGTFPKSLRGYVERALVRCKGDMQMEACQDFMKEMITKATADGTLYTRDWDTEPLFPLPSVDAVNKDSLQSSTPGSSLPKYKRSPSRRSKSRWEPLPEEKFVDKSASVVSDTMKYGGWINANDKDRKPFFGNNGNKENNMSGMKFSPLDQKNASKNAQRPVKKQRYADGFNVADNCDASSDSDKEQSLTSYYSSAITLANTPEEKKRRENRSKRFEKRQGRTEGNQFKPKNAGAGNLYSRRASALVLSKTFEDGAARAVEDIDWDSLTVKGTCQEIEKRYLRLTSAPDPASVRPEEVLEKALDMVHNSQKNYLYKCDQLKSIRQDLTVQRIRNWLTVKVYETHARLALEVGDLFEYNQCQSQLKTLYAEGIEGCHMEFSAYNLLCVILHSNNYRDLLSSMSRLSDEAKKDETVKHALAVRAAVTSENYVMFFRLYKTAPYLSTCLMDLYVEKMRYKAVSCMSRSYRPTIPVSYIAQVLGFITARPRNEGSDEKDSDGLGECVDWLKAHGACLITDNNGEVQLDTKASCATLFVPEPEDAVAHGDANLAVNDFLTRTSL; this comes from the exons ATGGTTATGGAACTACAGGATACCCGGGTTACTATAATAACTATccgcagcagcagcagcagcagcctAACCATTCTAGCTATCAGCAGCAGCCTAACCACTCCAGCTATCAACAGGAACCTAATCACTCCAGCTATCAGCAGGAACCTAACCACTCCAGCTATCAGCAGCAGCCTAATCACTCCAGCTATCAGCAGCAGCCTAATCACTCCAGCTATCAGCAGGAGCCTAATCATTCCAGCTATCAGCAGCAGCCTAATAATTCCAGCTATCAGCAGCAGCCTAATTCCAGCTACCAGCAGCAGCCTAATTCCAGCTACCAGCAGCAGCACTCTAACCCTTCCTATTCACAACCTGTGGGAGCATATCAAAACACAG ACAGCTGGAGGTTACCCAAGTAGCGGTTACAGTAATCAGACTACCACTTGGAGCGATGGCAGTTATGCAAATTATACTCCCCATCAATATGCAAACTACACTCCAGACTCAAGTACCAGTGCTTATAGTTCTGGTACTGTGACTGCACCTTCCTCACATTATCAACAGCAGCAGTACAAGCAATGGGCGGACTATTACAGTCAGACAGAAGTCAGCTGTGCTCCTGGGACAGAGAATATGACAGTTGCTAGTAAATCTAATGTTGGTTGTCCAATTCCTGGTGTTAGTAGTGGATATTCAACATCAACTAGCCAGGCACCACCTTCCTACACCCCATCTTGGATGCCGGAATCTAGTTCATCTGAATTCTCTTCAGTGCAg CCTGCTGCAGGAATTAGCAGTGCCAGTGATGCTTACTGGCAACATGGGGCTCCAAGTTCTCAAATTCACATTACTAGTCCTATGCAACCACAATCTCAAAAGCCTTTGGATCCAAAAACTTCTTATGATAGCTTTCTGGATCAACAGAAAGCTGCATATTCTCAAGGACATAATTTACAATATCCTGCTACTCATCAGGTGCCCCAAAGTTATCAATCACCTGCTAATCAGCAGGTGCCCCAAAGTTATCAAGCACCTGCACAAATTGTTCCATCTTCGGATACACGAAGGGTAAGCAAACTGCAGATTCCAACAAACCCAAGAATTGCTTCAAATTTGACTTTTGGTTTACCAAAAACCGACAAGGATAGCTCTACAACTGGTGCGGCAGTAAAACCTGCTTATATTAGTGTTTCACAGCCAAAGGCAAATGAGAAAGTATTGTCTAATGATGCTGCTGATTCTATGCTTAAG CCTGGTACGTTCCCCAAGTCACTACGTGGCTATGTTGAAAGGGCTTTGGTTCGTTGTAAAGGTGATATGCAAATGGAAGCTTGTCAGGATTTCATGAAGGAG ATGATCACAAAGGCAACTGCTGATGGTACACTTTACACACGAGATTGGGATACTGAGCCTCTTTTCCCACTACCTAGTGTGGATGCAGTCAACAAAGA CAGTTTGCAGAGTTCAACCCCAGGATCATCATTGCCAAAGTACAAAAGAAGTCCAAGTAGGCGATCTAAAAGTAGGTGGGAGCCTTTACCAGAGGAGAAATTTGTTGACAAATCAGCATCTGTCGTGAGTGATACAATGAAATATGGTGGCTGGATAAATGCCAATGACAAGGACAGAAAG CCTTTTTTTGGGAATAATGGGAATAAGGAGAATAACATGAGTGGTATGAAATTTTCTCCACTGGACCAGAAAAATGCAAGTAAGAACGCCCAGAGGCCAGTTAAGAAGCAGCGTTATGCTGATGGTTTTAATGTTGCTGATAATTGTGATGCATCTAGTGACAGTGATAAGGAACAAAGCTTAACATCATATTACTCTAGTGCTATAACACTTGCAAACACAccagaggaaaaaaagagacgTGAAAATCGCTCTAAGCGTTTTGAAAAAAGGCAAGGACGAACAGAAGGTAATCAGTTCAAACCAAAAAATGCTGGAGCTGGAAACCTGTACAGTAGAAGGGCTAGTGCCTTGGTGCTTAGCAAAACCTTTGAAGATGGTGCTGCCAGGGCTGTTGAGGACATTGACTGGGATTCCCTTACTGTCAAGGGGACCTGCCAGGAGATTGAAAAACGCTATTTACGTCTTACTTCTGCCCCTGATCCTGCCAGT GTAAGGCCTGAAGAAGTGTTAGAAAAAGCGCTGGATATGGTTCATAACTCTCAAAAGAATTATCTATATAAATGCGATCAGTTGAAGTCTATACGCCAAGATCTAACTGTACAACGAATTCGCAATTGGCTGACAGTGAAG GTGTATGAAACCCATGCCCGATTAGCTCTAGAGGTTGGGGACCTGTTTGAGTACAATCAG TGCCAATCACAATTGAAAACCCTTTATGCTGAAGGAATTGAGGGATGTCATATGGAGTTTTCTGCTTACAACTTACTCTGTGTAATTTTGCACTCTAATAATTACAGAGATCTCTTATCATCAATGTCAAG ATTGTCAGATGAAGCAAAAAAGGATGAAACTGTAAAACATGCTCTTGCAGTTCGTGCAGCTGTCACTTCGGAAAATTATGTTATGTTTTTTAGACTATACAAGACGGctccttacttgagtacctgccTTATGG ATCTATATGTTGAAAAGATGCGGTATAAGGCTGTGAGTTGCATGTCTCGTTCATATCGCCCAACAATACCTGTTTCATACATTGCTCAGGTTCTGGGCTTTATCACTGCCAGACCAAGAAATGAAGGGAGTGATGAGAAGGACTCAGATGGATTAGGGGAGTGTGTGGATTGGTTGAAGGCACATGGTGCATGCCTTATTACCGATAATAATGGGGAGGTGCAACTTGATACAAAA GCTTCATGTGCAACTCTTTTTGTGCCGGAGCCCGAAGATGCTGTGGCCCATGGAGATGCCAATCTTGCTGTTAATGATTTTTTGACACGAACATCCTTATAG